Genomic DNA from Lactuca sativa cultivar Salinas chromosome 8, Lsat_Salinas_v11, whole genome shotgun sequence:
CTTTTATAACATTATATCTTTAAAATGGTAGAAGTCACACTTTAATTTACTCCAACAAAACGTCTCTAATCTTCAGAATTAGAACCCTCTAATCTTCCAGCGGAAATGTAGTCGTTTTATGGTTCTAGTTCTACAcctaaaattgtttatatattaaaaaaaaaaaaaaaataattaaacaaaacGATATTTTTAGAGAACTAACTATGGATTTTGGTTTTTTTATCATTtataattttagtttttatttttattttttaaactaaaaACCAAACCGTCAAATATATTTGAGGTTCTTGTTTATGATTTTTACACactcaagtatatatatatgtacgtaTGTAACTAAAAATCGCACCAATGAATTTTTTAAAATGGTTCGGTTTTTTTCATATCTTGTTCGGTTTGAGTTTTATTGCACATGAGTATGTATATACAttcatttctttttaataaacatTCTACCAAAAAATCTCTAATTATAGCAATATCACTCAACTATAAACCAATTTTCACTTTTATAATTGGATAGATTTTCCAAAATGTAGTTAATATCCTAAAAAAATGACTGGTACATTTTTTGAAATATAATatctaatcaagaaaaaaaattacaaaggTCAAAGATGTGATAGAAAAAACTGAAAATATAATGCTATAATACACATATAAATAAGAGTATCATGCATAAATATCCAACTAACTAAAAGCATGCATGTTATTTCTTGTACTTACCCAATATGTATAACATATTTATTTTTCTTCTTAAACCTCCTATGGTGTTTTTAGCATCTTTTGTGTGTTCTTAAACCTCCTATTGATTTTAAGCGACAAGGAATAAGAAAAGGTTACTAATTACAAATACATTATAAGATCCTTAAAAAATTTATTGGATACAGGACACAAACACAACTAAATTCCAAAATAATGGCCAAGTTaagttaattttccaaggttgTTACACACCCCATGATCTATCGCCTATGTTTAAAAAACAAACAAGCAGTAGAGTCAAAGAGAAAAATACAAATAGCATAGTCCCAATATCTCCACGAAAGTCATTCACAAACCAGACATCGATCCATGGCTTTTTTGGTTATAATCTTGTTCTCAGCGACTTTGCTTTCACACACTGAATCCCGTTTTCTCCCTGAAACTTCAAGTTATGAGAGCCACAACCAATGGATGGCTCGTTATGGATGCTAATGAGAAAGAACAACGTTCAAAATTTTTTCAAGAGAACGTTCACTACATAGAATCATCCAACAATGTCAAGAACAAAGGTTACAAACTAGCAGTCAATGAGTTTACAGACCTTACAAACCAAGAGTTGACAAGCACAAGGAACCGATTTAAGGCACACGAATGTAATTCCCCATCCACTTCCGCTTTCAGGTATGCAAATGTCATAGAAGTGGCCATCATCAAGGGATTGGAGAAAGAAAGGATCTGTAACACCCATTAATATTTTGTCATGCATGATCATTTGTAGGGTGTTGTTGGGCGTTTTCAGCTATGGAAGGAATAACTCAAATCAAAACATGTAAATTAGTTTCTTTAATATCAGAACAAGAGCTTGTTGATTGCGACACCAGTGGTGTAGATCAGGGATGTGAAGGTGGTATTATGGATGATGCCTTTGATTTCATCCTAAAAAACAAATTAAGGTCTTAGCTAGCTTACTTTGGAGATCAACTACCCATACAAAGGAGCCGATAGAATCTGCAACAACAAGAAGCTAGTCATCTAACCATGGTGCATGCAACAATTACGGGTTATGAAGATGTTCCTGCTAATAGCGAAAGTTCACTGTTGAAAGCTGTAGTTAGTCAGCCGGTGTCTGTTGCCATTGATGCTAGTGGGTCCGACTTCCAGTTTTACTCTAGTGGTGCATGTGTTTAAACTTTAAAGGAGAGTGTGGTACTGAACTTGACCATGGTGTTACTgtagttggttatggaacaaGTGATGATGGAACTAAGTATTGGTTGGTGAAGAACGAGTTGGGGGTCTAGAGGGATATGTAATGATGCAAAGAGATGTTGATTGTGGGATCATGGGCGGCTCAATCATTTTGGGGCTCTAAACGAGCCAAAAGTTTGGGGCTCTTTGGCCTTTACTATACTTGGAAATCGAAAACGAATGAGATTAATATTTTGCAGAAATTAGAATCGGTAGAATAATGCAAAGTTGTTTAAGTTTCTTGAGTGCAGCAATCGTTGACTTACTTTTCTGCTTCATTTATTTTGTGGTTACCGGATTGAATTTTTTAATAAACTAAACGTTTGGACTTTGGAGAATATGAGGCCCCTTAGAATTGGGGGCCCTAAGCCCTACCTTAAAAAACCTCTACATAGAGTCGGCCCTGTGTGGGATTGCTATGGTGGCTTCCAATCCATATAAGTGACACAGATAAGCCGACAATTTAATATTAAGAATTAAAAGGTCAACTTGGCCGAAATAATAaatctaactattattattagaTTAACAAAGTTCGTCCATACACAAGATTAACACTTCTTGATTATATCTGATTATAAGAATGATTATAAGAAAGATAGAATGAGATTGTTCGGTTATCAAAAGAATTTAATAAATAAGACTAAAAAAGTAAAACTAGCCAGAAGAGTATAGATTCTTTGACTAAGACCGTCCGTTATacccaccacataccacatatgtgGTGGGTGCCACATCAACACCACATTCTCCTACCACTAGCATTGGATACCTACCACTAACACACCACTCtaccttattttttattttatttaaatctaATTCAAAAGTacattaaaatcatttttttaatactagtttttccattaaattaaaataccaaattacattaaataaaaactacattaattgaaataaaaaaaaaaactaacaataaaaataaaaattacattacttaaataaaaaaaataaaaaaactaaaaattccaaccataaataaaataaactactCCATACGCCTACGTCGGGCTCGAACCGACTCTTTCATCGCTTGGAAAAGTTCAAAGTCTTCGCCCTTGAGGTCGTCCGCTTTTAGTTTCAAGATTTCCACCCGAGTCATCACCTCGGCCTTCGTTTCTTGAAGTTGCACATATTGATCAAATTTATCGCCAAACATATCCATAACACTAGAATTCGAAGATGTTGACGccgcttttttttttgttttacttcTTCCAACGGGCCGGCGAAGAGGTTGGTCGTTTTCAAGATCTAGCGGATCGTCATTGATGTCAATGTGTGTTCGGCCGTTCGATTGTTGGGAAGTTGCATTGGGGTTTCTCGAACGCTTTGAACCGGAAGATTGCGAAGTTCCTTCCGTTTGCTCTTTCCATTTTGGGGCGTCTTTCAGTTTTAGCCACGGTTTCATATACAGAAAAACTTTGCATGTTGGCGTTGTTTTTTCAAATTGCTCCATGGccgccttgaaaacatcaaaatcgttcGAACCGCTTTTGCGTATGTTTAGGAGGTTGTTGTAGATTCCTCCAAACTCGGTGTATTTTAGTCGAATATCTCGCCATTTCAAAGTAATTTGATCGGCGTTTCGAGTTTCATTTTCCATTAACTCGTAGAAAATGGCTCGGACTTTTTCCCAAAAACTTCCGTAAGGCTGACTATCGACTACAATTGGATCTTCGGAAGCCGCCACCATTGCCTCCGCTAACTTTTATTCTTCTTCTTTTGTCCATGGAACCCTTTCTTGGGCGGTAGTGAGTCGGGCCGATTTTttccctttttttcttttttggttgaggtggtggtgaacgTTGCGTTTCCGCAACAAAATCCGGCGAAAGTGGTAGTTGTGAGCTTGGTGTTTGTGAAATTggaggttgttgttgttgtgatgATTGTTTTTGGAGTTGTTTaaattgttgaaattgttggtATTGTTGTGAAATTTTTTGTTGTTGGAAAGACGGaaaatgttgatgttgttgttggaaAAGTGATGTTTGTTGGATAGGGGAACCGGTTTGAAGTAGATTGAGAAAACCGCCTTGAGGTGACTCCATAGTCGGAATTGAGGAGGTGTTGTATCTAACGCAAAAGTGTTATCGGGTTTGCGATTTCTGTAATTTGGAGGGGTATTTTGGTTGGGATCCATGGTTTTTGGTTGTGAAGGTTTAATATGTAGATTGTGTATAGAGATAGAAAAGAATGGTGTAAAAAATAAGGAGTAAAAAGGTTGTATTTATAGGtaaataaatagttttttttaaagaaactaGCCGTTCAGCGGCTAGTGTAACGTTCAAATCGTGAGTTGCAATCCAATTGGTCGTGCGAGTCCATTGTCCCGAACACGAGTGATCACGAAAACGAGCCACCACGAAACAACGGGGCGGTGTGCACGCCCGTTGTTCGTGGCCAGCTCGACCACGAACGTCCTCGTGCTCGGTATATCATTTGGCCCAATAACTACACAAAATGACTCTTGTCCTTAAAGGCTTTTACGCACTCCAATGGTTGTAAACAATAACCACATAATATATCGATTTTAGGGTGTGGAATACGACTCCATacgaactatatatatatatatatatatatatatatatatatatatatatatatatatatatatatatatatatatatatatatatagccaccAAAACATTTGGAGATTGGAGACTTTCCCAATGACAATAGCTTGTCATGTGGCATGCGGATTTGACTAGGTCAAACCCTAATGCTCTACAAGCAACACATTTTCTCAATGTTAATCGGGTTGTTCTAACCAAATCCCTGCTAAAAATATAAGTTCCTCGCAACCGATGTGAAATACGCCTAAATCATGCCAATTTACAAACCTTGCGTCTCTTGTTGACGAACCGAATACTTGCGAGTGTGGTCTTGGCTCACCCCTTAACCTCCACTAAAGTATTCCAAGGCATAATTACCAACTTGTAAACTAACCTCTTAAATTTCCAACATTTATAGGATATTAAGAGTAAATATTGTATCTTATATGTGTTTCTGTTTATGTTACTACAACGGACTTTTAAATTATGACATGTATTCGAAAAATCAAATGTTTGTAAAGTTGCAATTATCATATCATCCATCCTTTAAGGAAGATTGCAAATAAAAGCTGATCCTCTAATTGTAATAGTAAGATTAGGATCCCGACTCATCTGTCAATTTTAGGCATATAAGGTAAATACATAGATATAGGTAAACTTACGTATACTATACGTATACGGCTATCCTTTATTGGTCATGGGGAATTCCTCTATCTTCTTtgaatgaggagagagagtactCATTCCTCTCTCGTAGGTCGAGTGGCTTCGCTCCTATAAGCTAGTTCTCACTTCCGAGCTCTAACTCCTTACTTTCTTTCCCACCGTAGAACTCTAATCGAAAGGGGAATCTCCCCTTGGTCTGCTTTCTCTATCTGGGGTTCAGACTTTTGAAGCTTGCTGACTAGGGTTGGAAGCTAAATTCAGtcttataataaaataagaaAGTCGTGGAGGAAAATTTGTGAGCATGAATATCGTTTCGTATTGCCGCATGCAAACTATGTTGAAACGTAGGAAATATATGAAGTTTCCAATGGAAAATAATGAAATATTTGTGTATGAAGAGAATTTGATGAATATTGTTTTaccttgttttattttattttcatttctaaaTGTATATAAGAGTTCACTTATATGGCTTgaattgttgttaaactatttaGAACATAACATACTCCAAAGGAGAAAATAGTTCGATTAACGGAACACGCTATCTAATTTCCTAAATTTCCTAACTTGAAAGCAAATGCTCCAAAGAAAATTAAGTACGAAACATATGAAAGAGAAAGTCATTTGAGAGATACTTAAATATGAAATTTGCAAATATGGATTTATTCCAAAATGTGTTGCTTGCATATAAGATCTTATTGACAATATCATTTACCGTAGCATTAGCGAAAATAATCTTTTTTAAATTAAAGGATGCTGAAATTGTATCTCCAAACTATCTTCACTTTAGGAAAGATCGAATATGTTCACATTTTTAAGTAATGAAAATCAGTTTCAACTTACTTTTGACTATTAGAAAATAATTGATGTTTAATCTTCAAATAATGCACAAAAAAGTTGTTTAAGGTATTTTGTAGGTTTTTCTTGGCATTAATAcaaattttgtttaattaaaGTAACTGATGTTTAATCTTCATATGTGCATTATTTTATTAGCTCGttttaggcatgaaaaacccATTGGCTGGCTCTAAGTGCATGTGTTTTTATGTGATTAATTAGTTTATATTACCGCTCCTACTACTGTTTACCGGAGAGTAATTCTTCATATTTTAAGATATCTACAAGACACTCAGTAATTACTTTTTCAAACTAACTAAAAACTCTCTTGATATTTGGCAATTGTAAAACTAATCAACATGATTCATGTAAAAAGTTATATTCACAAAAACCATACACTTTTGCTGTCATCAGGAGCGGCCTTCATGAAATCAATAATGCATTTAGGATTTGGGTATGAAACTTATACATTTTGGATAGGTGTGAATTGTGAGCATTGCCGTTGCGTGCGTTTTGAAGTGGTTTTTAGCCAAAATGTAATATATCCGTTTTTGTAATCTTAAAACCATGATGTGGGATTTTTGAAGTAGTTAATGACCTAGCTAGGAGGGTAAGAAGGTTTTAATTTTGTTCATATTAAATTCTTAAGGTTTTATTTGAACATATTACatcaatatgtttatatataatcGTTTAAAAAAGGtaataaagttttaattttgtaCACATCAGGTCCCTAAGGTCTTTTTTTACATATTACACCAACATGGTTTTTATAATCGTTTAAAGAGGAACAATAAGGTTTTAATTTTGTCGACATTAGgtccttatttttaatatttttatcatttcatctaactcgtttataatttatattagtaTCTAGTTAGATGATTTTATTATTTCATCTTCTCATTTTAGTCGCACATTCACCACAACCATGATTTCAATTGAAATGTTACATAACAATCTTTTgtaatttttacaaaaaaaaaaacataataataatccAAGTCTTAGTGATTAAGCATTAAGGCTATGTTTGGTGCGCCAcaactagctgataagctagtttattttatgatattttttaagTTGTCATGTTTGACAAACAAAAAAGTAGcttaattaaggggtatatttgaaaattaaaaaaaaaaaaaacttttaaaaaactagTCTAAGTAGTTTTTTAAAACGCTAGCTTATAAGTTATTTTTTGGTTTGCCAAACATGACAACTTTAAAAAGATTGGAAAATAaactagcttatcagctagctgtggcgcACCAAACATAACCTTAATCACTAAgactttgattattattattattattattatcattattttttttttgtaaaaatgataaaaaattgTTATGTAACCTTTCAATTGAAACCGTAGTTGTGGTGAATGTGCGATTAAAATAAGAAGATGAAATAATGAAGTCATCTAATTAGATACTAATATAAAttgtaaaagagttagatgaaatgataaaaatattaaaaatagggACATAATATGGACACAATTAAAACTTATTATCCCtctttaaaagttataaaaatcatgttggtgtaatatgtacaaaaaaagatCTCGAGACCTAATGTAGACAAAATTAAAACCTTACTACCTTTTTTAAACGGTTATATACAACCATATTGGTGTAATACGTACAAAAACAAATCTTAAGAACTTAACATGAACAAAGTTAAAACTTTATTAACCTCCTAACACATTAACCATTTTTGAAGTGGTGTGGTTTTTTATGGCAATACAATTTCGATTTTAAACCACAAAATTAATAGGTGTGGTTCTAAAACTATAGGAGCCACAAGTGAAACAATTTTTTGATTAAAGTTTTAGCTTTTGTTTCTTTACCCAACATGCCTTAGTCTAGAAACATGATTTAATGTTGCAATTTTTAAACACAATGTTTTGCAATGTTGACCATTTACGTGGTCGTCCAATTGTCATTGCAGACGTGTTGTTAATTTGTTAGGTGACGTTGACGTGATATGAATACATATTAAACTCGAAAAAAATGGTACAACAGACaccaaattttcaatttttcctTTTTTGAAAttaagttttgattttttttaattatgatacTAAGCTTAAGTGTTTTCAATTCTGACACTAagttattacttttttttttcttttaattttgacACATGGATCACATTTTCATTTGCTTGTCTCTCGACAGTTTTAGAAACACAAACACACAATTGTCTTTGAAGTTGTTAGGAGTCCTTGCTATTgaatttttacatgtttaatcACTAAAAAATAGGTCCTAAAGACCCTAGCAAGCTGCATGTGAACCACCTAATATCATGTCTAGTGaaagaaacaaaaaataaaggaaagaaacaaaaaataaagGGAAAGAAAAGAAACCAGAGGGTCGTGATTCCATACATAATGTTACATGAGGGTTCAAGGTTAAGTTAAAGGGTATTGGAAGCATCTTGCTACTTATGTAGAAACTTGTGTTCCCGTTTATGCCATGCTAACCTCTCACGTCCCATGATAGCCATCTTATTGGAGTCTTGAATATAGGGTTTGAAAAActaatatataaaagaaaaaacaagAGTGTATACGAGATGAGTGAAGTTTGTACAAACATGGGGATGCTTGAAAAAGACTAAAGAATGTAGATGTGAAGGCCAAATGAAGAAACAAAAGAGGGTCTTGGATAGGCGATTTCGTCTTGATCCGGAATCTTTGGGACAAAAAGGCGTTGGTGTAaagttatttatctatttattttcattttcatttatttatttatttttaattatacatcTTTATTGAAAATTAATCAATTTTGTAAAGTATTCTATCTTTTTGACATTTTCACTAGGTTAAAATGTTTAAACACTACTTATAATTACTAGCTCTTTTAAAGTTAATGAGTAAATGAAAGTGATTTGTTTAAATATCTTTTTATGTGATCTTGGTTTATTAACgttaaacttaaaaaaatcaagaaattagtataaaaattaaaaaataaaaataaaacataatgtttttatgttttttgttttttttcgaaTTTGACAAGTAACTATGGCACATCAACATCATATAACTAAATAATGTCATGATAAGTCACTAGTAACAACTGATTCACCTGGTAAATGATCAATATTGCAACAAATGTCTCCAATGAAACTGAACCTTCAACCTTTAAGAGGAAGGACAACACCCGATATAACTTAGTTTTAAACATCCATGTTGCATTTAATTCAGATTCACCAAAAAAACATTGATTTTTAAACAAGAATCTTAGTATGATTAAACCAAAATATTTTATACAacaatttatatataataattaatattttatatatgtaAAATGATATCAATGCGGTTTGGTTTTTGAGTTCGGTTTCTAACACCGCACAAAAATGCAAAACATCGATTTTTCCATATTGAAAACCACATTGTCGGTTTTGGTTTTCAAGTTTCGATTTGTTACGGTTTATTTTATGGATTAGTTCAATTTTTGTTCAGGCTATTTTTGGATAACCCCGACGATAAATGACAAAAACAATATCATTATGATTAACATTATATTATTTAGTTGTTTGCCAAATCTTAACTGTTAAGATTTGTAGAAAAAATATAATATCACGAAATGTCAAATGATAAAAATTTAAGGGTGAAAACCGGTCGTCGTCGCTTTCCATCTGACATATCTCACGCCGATTTGAATCCAGAAATTCAATCGCAATCAACTCCATCCCAAACATCTACCTTCCCCACAAAAATGTCGTCAGGTTGTGCTCTGTTGTGCGAAATCATATTTgcacttcttcttcctcctctcgGAGTTTGTCTCCGATACGGTTGCTGCACCGTAAGTCCAACCACCAAAACAAAACCCCGTTTTATGCACGCAACCTGTTCGTGAAAATGTCTGACTGAATAATCTATTGTTGTTTCAGGCGGAGTTCTTTGTATGCTTATTGTTGACTCTTCTGGGTTATCTTCCCGGGATAATCTATGCCCTCTATGCGATCGTACTGGTCAATCCAGATCGTGACGATTACCGCGACCGCTACTATACACTTGCTTAACGAGTATGTTCGTGCCCTAATCTTCCAATCTGGATCTGTATTTCTGCAATTATGTGTGATTTATTGATCTATCTGTCGATGATTTATCTTTTTAGATAGTTACGTGTTGACTTGTATACTTTGGCACTGCTTTCATGCGTTTAATTCTAAATCTATTGATGGTTTTTCTATCTTTTAGCAATCTAAGCTATGTGTTATTAGTTCGTTCAATTTTGATCTCGATGATTACCCAATTGAGAGTTCTGTTGATTGGTCGAATCAAGATTGGAAATTTAGGGTGAATGACAGAATTTTTAACATGTTTCAGTGATTCTTG
This window encodes:
- the LOC111878050 gene encoding glutathione S-transferase T3-like, which codes for MVAASEDPIVVDSQPYGSFWEKVRAIFYELMENETRNADQITLKWRDIRLKYTEFGGIYNNLLNIRKSGSNDFDVFKAAMEQFEKTTPTCKVFLYMKPWLKLKDAPKWKEQTEGTSQSSGSKRSRNPNATSQQSNGRTHIDINDDPLDLENDQPLRRPVGRSKTKKKAASTSSNSSVMDMFGDKFDQYVQLQETKAEVMTRVEILKLKADDLKGEDFELFQAMKESVRARRRRME
- the LOC111878074 gene encoding UPF0057 membrane protein At2g24040, yielding MSNDKNLRVKTGRRRFPSDISHADLNPEIQSQSTPSQTSTFPTKMSSGCALLCEIIFALLLPPLGVCLRYGCCTAEFFVCLLLTLLGYLPGIIYALYAIVLVNPDRDDYRDRYYTLA